The following DNA comes from Cellulophaga sp. HaHa_2_95.
AAGCTTATAATTAAAGCCGAATCCAAAATTTGTACTAAAATTAATGTCATTGATATTGTTTGCCTCCCCTACTTCCGTGGTTTGATCTCCTGAATTTAAGAATACATCATTATTCAACAAAAATAAAGAGCTTACACCTCCGATTACATCAATCCCAAAGCGTTTGTCCAATAAGGCATAGTTTAACTCCAAGGGCACTTCTAAATAGCCAAACTGTTGTGATAAGTCGCCATTTAAACTAGGAGACTTCGCAGTAGCATCATTTGCTACAAATCCTGCTTTCGAATCAAGATTCAATTCGCTCTGAACCACAATATTTTTTGAAGTTGTTTTGTAATCTATGTTAGCTATTTGCACCGTTGCAGCACTATTTACAGAAGAACTAAATTCAATTTGATTGGTGTTATACCCATAATCTACTTTATGAATCCCAGATCTTACTTTTAATCTTTTTGTTACTTCATAAGCGACAGCTACGCCATAACTTAAATTAACATTACCCGTTTTAGAATTAGAAATAAAAGCGGAATGTATTGGAGATCCTTCCCCTAATCCATTAAAATAAACAGGAGCAATACTAGGGCTCACAGACCATTTATTTGCTTTATGTTCTGCTATAAGTACTTCATCATCTTCTATTTCATCAAAAATTGATTTCTTCTTTCCTTCCTTTTTATCTAACTGATCCTCTTCCACGTTAACAGCTAGTTCCGTAATATTTCCCTTATTCTTGAATGCGCTCCCTGAACCATCATTATTTTCAAGTGGTTTATTATTATTATTATGATGAATAGGACCATCAGCCAACCCCTCTAAGCTTTTACTAGCTGGTTCTGAACCCTTCTTAGTATTTGAAGCTAATTCTGAGGACTGTATGCTAGTAGACGTTGTAGTTTCCCCTTGCTTATTCGCTTCTGTAAATTTTGTATTGTAAGTATGTAAAGATGCTGTTTGTGTCTTTGCTGCACTGTTCTCCTTCGTAGCGGCATTGTTTAAGCTATCAATTTCATTAACAACATAAGAAGGTGCTGTGTTAAAATTATCTTGTTCTTCCGCATCGGCATCAAATTCTTCATCCATATTTACATGCGAAGATTCTACGCTATTTAGGTGTTTAGATTTTTCTATAGCCTCCTTAGAATGTTCTTGAACAGGATGCTCCACATCTGTAACAGAAGGTTGTGTTTCTATCTCAGTTGAAAACGGATTTATTACATACAGCAAAAATAATGATGCCGCAGCAATGCCTCCCAGTTTCCACCACCATACCGGAATTAATTTTCGTGATTTCTTTTGATCAAGAGATGCTTCAATGGCGGTCCAGACTTTATCATCAGGAACCTCATCAAAATCTCTGAACTGTTCACGAAACAATTCATCTAAATTCTTTTTACTCATTTCTTACTTATTATCTTCAAAATTGGCAGATGAACGAACAAGACGATTATAGTATAACCTCTCGTTTTATATCTGCTTCTATTTTTTCTTTTAAAATCATCCGAGCTCTCGCTAGGTTAGACTTTGAGGTCCCTAATGAGGTTCCTAACATTTCACTAATCTCTGCGTGAGAATATCCGTCTAGAACATATAAATTAAAAGTTAGTCTATATTTATTGGGCAATTCTTGTATGTATTGCAACAAACTGGCTAAGCTAATTTCAGAAAAGCTAGACGCTTCCACTTCTTCTTCCTCAATATTATCATGCACAAGACTAAGATTAGTCTCTTTCCTGTATTTCTGAAGGATTGTATTTACCGTAATACGTTTTATCCACCCCTCAAAAGAACCCTTGAATTTAAACTGGCCTATCTTATTATAAATAACCATGAAACTATCATGCAAATTATCCTCGGCCTCCGTTTTATTGCGAGAATACTTAAGACAAACCCCAAACAACACCCGAGAGTAATCTCGATATAATTGCTCTTGGGCCTTTCTATTGCCTTTTTTACAGTTGTTAATGAGTTCTTCTAGACTCAAAATTGAGTGATGTGTTTAAGGTTGATAACTTTAATGCTATTCGTTCACTGGCACTTCTATTTCTAAATACTCTGCTTCACCATTTGCATCTTCTCCTGTGTAAAATTTAAAAAGATAGGTGTCTGGATATAAAACAATAAAATTAAACGAAGTTTCTACTTCCTCCAAAACTTCTTTACAATCATCAGAATCACTTAACATTGAGCCAATAGCTGCTACAGTTCTTATGGTAGTATCTTCTTTAACAATATCAAAACCTTCAAAAAAAGCACAATCTGATGTTCTCAGATACCTTACTTTAATCTCATAGGTTTCGTTTAAATCAAAAGACTCTGGAATTTCTACACTTTCTATAGGAAGTGCTACAAAGCGGAAGTTTTCAGTTTCATCTAAGCTACATCCAGTAAAACTTAGTACTGCCAACAACATCATGAAGAGCGCAAACAGATTTCTCATACTTATTTTTTCAATTAGATGTTAGAGCTCGTCAATGGTTGCGTTTAAAAAAGGAAAATCCCGATTTTACATCGGGATTTTTTATTTAGCTTTTTACAGTTTTTATGGCTTCTCTAATTTTTGCGTCGAGCTCCTCTTGTAATTCAGGATTATCTTGCAGTAAGTTTTTAACTGCATCACGCCCTTGTCCTAGTTTGGTATCGCCATAACTAAACCAAGAACCGCTTTTCTTAATAATCTCATATTCCACTCCCAAGTCAATTACCTCTCCTACTTTAGAAATACCTTCTCCATACATAATATCAAATTCTGTTTGACGGAAAGGCGGAGCCACTTTGTTCTTAACTATTTTTACTCTTGTCTTGTTTCCTTGAACATTACCATCAGTATCTTTTATTTGAGTAGATCTTCTGATATCTACACGTACAGATGCATAAAATTTCAATGCGTTACCACCAGTAGTTGTTTCAGGATTCCCGAACATAACTCCAATTTTTTCACGCAATTGGTTGATAAAGATTACGGTACATTTTGTTTTACTAATAGAACCTGTAAGCTTACGTAATGCTTGTGACATTAAACGCGCATGAAGACCCATTTTAGAATCTCCCATTTCACCTTCAATTTCACTTTTAGGCGTCAATGCCGCAACAGAATCTATTACGACAATATCGATAGCACCAGAACGAATTAAGTTGTCCGCAATTTCCAACCCTTGCTCTCCGTTATCTGGTTGTGAAATAATTAAATTATCAATATCTACACCTAATTTTGCTGCATAAAAACGGTCAAAAGCATGCTCTGCATCAATAAATGCTGCAATACCACCATTTTTTTGAGCTTCTGCTATAGCGTGTAATGTTAAGGTTGTTTTACCTGATGATTCTGGTCCGTATATTTCAATAACTCTTCCTCTAGGATATCCTCCAACACCTAAAGCTACATCTAATCCTAATGATCCAGACGGAATAACTTCAACGTCTTGAACCACACTATCCCCCATTTTCATAACGGCACCTTTACCGTATGTCTTGTCAAGTTTATCTAGGGTTAGTTTTAATGCCTTTAATTTTGCTTCTTTTTCCGAACTCATTTTTTTTGTATTAAGGAAGGCTAAATTACCAATTCTTTTCGCATATAACAATTTGAGAAGCAACCTTTTTAGAAATCACACACCTTAGCATTAGCGAACTCTTTCACAGATCCTATTACTTTATTGTAGTGGGCAGTGATGATCACTACATTTCCAATAAATTTCTATCAAAAAGATTTTTTCAGTGATCTAGTAGTAGTCTTGAAAATTTTCAAAGCCATTTTAGTTTTTAGCTCTAAGCGCAAAACTTAGCTACAAGAACTTGATGCATAATTCCTTGGTATAACTTTTCAAAACCTTTAAATTTGCATTCTTTAAATAATCTTTAACTCATAAAATTAGTATAGCATGCAACTGTACAATACGTTGAGCGCAAAAGAACGAGAAGCTCTTATCGAAGAAGCTGGTAAAGAACGACTTACAATCTCTTTCTATCAATATGCGCATATTAAAAATCCAGAACTTTTTAGAAATCACCTTTTCATTACATGGAATGAATTAGATGTTTTAGGCAGAATTTATGTTGCTTTTGAAGGCATAAATGCGCAATTATCTGTACCCGCAGAAAATTTTGAAACCTTTAAAAAACATTTAGATAGCATTAGTTTTTTAGAAAATGTTAGACTTAACATTGCTATCGAACAAGACAATAAATCGTTTTTAAAGTTAAAAGTGAAGGTCCGCGACAAAATTGTTGCAGATGGTCTTGATGATAATTTGTTTGATGTAACCAAAAAAGGGATACATGTTGACGCTGAAAAATTTAATGAGCTTATTGAAGATCCGGATACAGTTTTGGTAGATATGCGTAATCATTATGAAAGTGAGATTGGGCATTTTAAAAATGCCATTACTCCAGATGTAGATACATTCAGAGATTCTTTAGATATTATTGAAAACGATTTAAAAGATCATAAAGAAGATAAAAAGCTAGTGATGTACTGCACTGGCGGAATCCGCTGCGAAAAAGCAAGTGCCTATTACAAGCATAAAGGCTTTAAACAAGTTTATCAATTAGAAGGCGGAATTATTGAATATACGCGGCAAGTTCAAGATAAAAAGTTAGAGAATAAATTTATGGGAAAAAACTTTGTTTTTGACCATAGAAGAGGCGAACGCATTACCGATGATGTTATTGCAAATTGCCACCAATGCGGTAAACCTTGTGACAATCATGTGAACTGTGCTAACGAAGCCTGCCACTTATTATTTATACAATGTGAAGAATGCGCGACCGGTATGGATCAGTGTTGTTCTACCGAGTGTAAAGACATCCACGCACTACCCTTTGAGGAGCAAAAAGCGTTGCGCAAAGGTAAAACCGTGAGTAATAAAATATTTAAAAAGGGTAGATCGGAAGTTTTGAAATATAAAAAATAAGACTACAAATTACTTTAGCACTCTAAGTACCATAGGATAAAAACCTCACCATCAATACGGTGAGGTTTTTAATTCTAAATTCAAAGCCTCTGAAAAATTTATTACTGCTCTCCTTTTTTAAAATTTTCGTCACATCGAAAAATCACTATCTTTACGGTTATTAAATTTTAGTATGAACCTTTTTTCTTGCAGACTACTGGTTTTCAAGAAATCAATATAAAAAATATGGGTTGTAGCAGTTGTTCAACTGGTAAAGACGGACAACCAAAAGGCTGTAAGAATAATGGAACTTGCGGAACTGATGGTTGTAATAAACTTACAGTTTTTGATTGGCTCTCAAATATGTCACTTCCAAATGGAGAAAAACCATTTGATTGTGTCGAGGTCCGATTTAAAAATAGCAGAAAAGAATTTTTTAGAAATTCAGAAAATTTATCTCTTTCAATTGGTGATGTTGTAGCTACTCAAGCACAATCTGGCCATGATATTGGTATGGTTACGTTGACAGGAGAACTTGTAAAAGTTCAAATGAAAAAGAAAAATGAAGACCACACCAATCAAGAATTACCAAAATTATACCGAAAAGCCTCTCAAAAAGATATCGATATTTGGCAAAAATGTAGAGATCGCGAAGCAGAAATTCAGAAGCGTTCTCGAGAATTAGCTATTGCTTTAAATCTGCAAATGAAACTTTCTGATGTAGAGTTTCAAGGAGATGGGTCTAAAGCTACTTTTTATTATACGGCAGAAGAGCGTGTAGATTTTCGTCAGTTGATAAAAGATATGGCCAAGGCATTTGGTATTCGAATAGAAATGCGACAAATTGGATACCGGCAAGAGGCACAACGTTTAGGAGGTATTGGCTCTTGTGGTCGCGAACTTTGTTGCTCTACATGGCTTACAGATTTCAGGTCTGTAAGTACTTCAGCTGCACGATACCAACAACTATCTCTAAATCCGCAAAAATTAGCAGGCCAATGCGGAAAACTTAAATGTTGTTTAAATTACGAACTAGATGTTTATTTAGATGCGTTAAAAGATTTCCCTGCATCAGATACCAAAATCATCACAGAGAAAGGCGTGGCCTTATGTCAAAAAGTAGATATTTTCAAGGCTACTCTTTGGTTCTGTTATAAAGATGATTGGGCTAATTGGCATGCATTATCAAAAGAGCATGTAAATGAGATGCTCGAGAAGAACAAGCGTAATGAGAAAGTTGCTAGTCTTGAGGAGTATGCTATTGAGGAATCTGTAGAAAAAGAACAAGAAAAAGTTTTTGAAAATGTTGTTGGGCAGGATAGTTTAACGCGTTTTGACAAACCTAAGCAGCCTAAAAATAACAGAAACAAAAAACGTAATCCGGCTAGAAAACAGCAACCGAATGCGAATGCAACTAAAACTGCAACGCCAGAAAGAAAGCAAAATAAGCCAGCAAACAATCAGAATCCAAATCAAAAGCCTAAGCCAAATAGGAATAAACCAAGAAAACCTAGACCGCCAAAACCTGCAAATGCTGAAGGTAAACCTAGTGAACAGAAAAATCAGAATTCACCTAGTAAGGAGGCTACAGGACCAAAGAAAAATAACAAGCGAAGAACTAATAATAAAAAAAGACCTAACGATAATGGCTAAGTATTTGTTTTGTTTCTCATGTCTTGTACTTCTTGTTTCCTGTGATGCTAGTACCGTAAGCTCTGAGTATAAATCAACACCAAATGGGAGTTGGGATAAAGATGATATCAAAGAATTTCAGATTACAGAATTAGATTCGACAGCGCATTATGATATTTTTATCAACTTAAGAAATGATGAAAAATATGCCTACAGCAATATCTTTTTAATTGCAGAGTTAGAATATCCTAATGGTGCATCTGTAAAAGACACCTTGGAATATGAAATGACC
Coding sequences within:
- a CDS encoding gliding motility lipoprotein GldH is translated as MAKYLFCFSCLVLLVSCDASTVSSEYKSTPNGSWDKDDIKEFQITELDSTAHYDIFINLRNDEKYAYSNIFLIAELEYPNGASVKDTLEYEMTLPDGQWLGKGSGSIKESKLWYKENIVLPIKGVYNLKIAHAMRKNGRVEGIVDLEGITDVGYKIEKHQ
- the recA gene encoding recombinase RecA, with the translated sequence MSSEKEAKLKALKLTLDKLDKTYGKGAVMKMGDSVVQDVEVIPSGSLGLDVALGVGGYPRGRVIEIYGPESSGKTTLTLHAIAEAQKNGGIAAFIDAEHAFDRFYAAKLGVDIDNLIISQPDNGEQGLEIADNLIRSGAIDIVVIDSVAALTPKSEIEGEMGDSKMGLHARLMSQALRKLTGSISKTKCTVIFINQLREKIGVMFGNPETTTGGNALKFYASVRVDIRRSTQIKDTDGNVQGNKTRVKIVKNKVAPPFRQTEFDIMYGEGISKVGEVIDLGVEYEIIKKSGSWFSYGDTKLGQGRDAVKNLLQDNPELQEELDAKIREAIKTVKS
- a CDS encoding regulatory iron-sulfur-containing complex subunit RicT — encoded protein: MGCSSCSTGKDGQPKGCKNNGTCGTDGCNKLTVFDWLSNMSLPNGEKPFDCVEVRFKNSRKEFFRNSENLSLSIGDVVATQAQSGHDIGMVTLTGELVKVQMKKKNEDHTNQELPKLYRKASQKDIDIWQKCRDREAEIQKRSRELAIALNLQMKLSDVEFQGDGSKATFYYTAEERVDFRQLIKDMAKAFGIRIEMRQIGYRQEAQRLGGIGSCGRELCCSTWLTDFRSVSTSAARYQQLSLNPQKLAGQCGKLKCCLNYELDVYLDALKDFPASDTKIITEKGVALCQKVDIFKATLWFCYKDDWANWHALSKEHVNEMLEKNKRNEKVASLEEYAIEESVEKEQEKVFENVVGQDSLTRFDKPKQPKNNRNKKRNPARKQQPNANATKTATPERKQNKPANNQNPNQKPKPNRNKPRKPRPPKPANAEGKPSEQKNQNSPSKEATGPKKNNKRRTNNKKRPNDNG
- a CDS encoding RNA polymerase sigma factor; the encoded protein is MSLEELINNCKKGNRKAQEQLYRDYSRVLFGVCLKYSRNKTEAEDNLHDSFMVIYNKIGQFKFKGSFEGWIKRITVNTILQKYRKETNLSLVHDNIEEEEVEASSFSEISLASLLQYIQELPNKYRLTFNLYVLDGYSHAEISEMLGTSLGTSKSNLARARMILKEKIEADIKREVIL
- a CDS encoding rhodanese-related sulfurtransferase, with translation MQLYNTLSAKEREALIEEAGKERLTISFYQYAHIKNPELFRNHLFITWNELDVLGRIYVAFEGINAQLSVPAENFETFKKHLDSISFLENVRLNIAIEQDNKSFLKLKVKVRDKIVADGLDDNLFDVTKKGIHVDAEKFNELIEDPDTVLVDMRNHYESEIGHFKNAITPDVDTFRDSLDIIENDLKDHKEDKKLVMYCTGGIRCEKASAYYKHKGFKQVYQLEGGIIEYTRQVQDKKLENKFMGKNFVFDHRRGERITDDVIANCHQCGKPCDNHVNCANEACHLLFIQCEECATGMDQCCSTECKDIHALPFEEQKALRKGKTVSNKIFKKGRSEVLKYKK
- a CDS encoding PorT family protein — its product is MSKKNLDELFREQFRDFDEVPDDKVWTAIEASLDQKKSRKLIPVWWWKLGGIAAASLFLLYVINPFSTEIETQPSVTDVEHPVQEHSKEAIEKSKHLNSVESSHVNMDEEFDADAEEQDNFNTAPSYVVNEIDSLNNAATKENSAAKTQTASLHTYNTKFTEANKQGETTTSTSIQSSELASNTKKGSEPASKSLEGLADGPIHHNNNNKPLENNDGSGSAFKNKGNITELAVNVEEDQLDKKEGKKKSIFDEIEDDEVLIAEHKANKWSVSPSIAPVYFNGLGEGSPIHSAFISNSKTGNVNLSYGVAVAYEVTKRLKVRSGIHKVDYGYNTNQIEFSSSVNSAATVQIANIDYKTTSKNIVVQSELNLDSKAGFVANDATAKSPSLNGDLSQQFGYLEVPLELNYALLDKRFGIDVIGGVSSLFLLNNDVFLNSGDQTTEVGEANNINDINFSTNFGFGFNYKLTQKLLFNLEPVFKYQLNTFSNTAGDFQPFSVGVYSGVSFRF